One window of Alteriqipengyuania lutimaris genomic DNA carries:
- a CDS encoding DNA cytosine methyltransferase, whose amino-acid sequence MAWKVIDLFSGAGGMSLGFVDPRFCGRFECVLAVDNDEAAIATHQANFSGEAVCGNIETWLLDADIPQADVVIGGPPCQGFSLLNKKRDGDARRALWEPFLDVAARSGARVFIMENVAELFRSPELDDIRARAESDGFRTDAAILNAADFGAPQTRRRTIVIGWKPGAWQPQFPPLRSHAEPGSDSNLPHWLTVRDAIGDLPRPRRTEIKGEAPLDLHIRRNPTEKSIARYKAVPPGGNRFDLQRNAPEITPNCWIRKTSGGTDLFGRLWWDRPSVTIRTEFYKPEKGRYLHPTQHRPITHREAARLMGFPDDFKFCGSKVGIARQIGNAVPPALAGSIARMVADLLAPMAKSA is encoded by the coding sequence CGATCCGCGCTTTTGCGGCCGTTTCGAGTGTGTACTTGCTGTCGATAATGACGAGGCGGCAATCGCAACGCATCAAGCCAATTTCTCAGGCGAAGCCGTTTGCGGAAACATTGAAACATGGCTGCTCGATGCGGACATTCCGCAGGCTGACGTCGTAATAGGCGGGCCGCCTTGCCAAGGGTTCAGCCTGCTGAACAAAAAGCGCGACGGTGATGCGCGTCGCGCTTTGTGGGAGCCATTCCTCGATGTCGCCGCCCGCTCGGGTGCGCGCGTTTTCATTATGGAGAACGTCGCCGAACTTTTTCGCTCGCCCGAGCTCGATGACATCCGCGCACGAGCAGAATCTGACGGCTTCCGGACCGACGCCGCCATTCTCAACGCTGCGGATTTTGGTGCGCCGCAGACCCGCCGCCGGACTATCGTCATCGGATGGAAGCCGGGCGCTTGGCAACCGCAGTTCCCTCCGTTGCGCTCGCATGCTGAACCGGGCAGTGACAGTAACCTACCCCATTGGCTGACCGTGCGCGACGCGATTGGCGATCTGCCGCGGCCGCGCCGAACCGAGATTAAGGGCGAAGCGCCGCTCGACCTGCATATCCGCCGCAATCCCACCGAGAAGAGCATCGCCCGTTACAAGGCCGTTCCGCCGGGCGGCAATCGTTTCGACCTGCAGCGCAACGCGCCCGAGATCACGCCGAACTGCTGGATCAGGAAGACCTCAGGCGGCACCGACCTGTTCGGGCGGCTTTGGTGGGACAGACCTTCGGTCACGATCCGCACCGAGTTCTACAAACCCGAAAAGGGTCGCTACCTGCATCCGACGCAGCATCGCCCGATCACTCATCGGGAGGCAGCGAGACTGATGGGCTTCCCCGATGATTTCAAATTCTGCGGCAGCAAGGTCGGAATCGCCCGCCAGATCGGCAATGCCGTTCCGCCTGCGCTGGCGGGGTCGATCGCGCGGATGGTTGCGGATCTTCTGGCGCCAATGG